A stretch of DNA from Catenulispora acidiphila DSM 44928:
CAGAGAGACTCCCGAGTCGGTCGGCCTCGTCGCCGACCTCGAGGCGGTGCTGGCCTCCCGCCCCGGCCCGGACGACGACAGCCTGGCGCACGTCGGCAATCTGGTCCTGCGCTCGATGGAGTTCAGCGCGGCGGCCGGCTGGCTGGTCGCCTTCGGCGGCGTCGCCATCCCCGGCTTCGACACCAGGTTCCTGATCCCGCTGGCCGTGGTGCTGGTGCTGGGCGGCTGCCTGATCGGCCCGGCGCGCAAAGCCGGACGCGATCTGTGGCGGTACCTGGTCGAGTACCTGTGGCAGGACACGAAGACCCGGGTGGCGCTGCTGATGACGATCGCCGCGCACGTCTTCATGATCACCGGAAGCTCGCTCGGCCACGTCCAGGGCGGCTCGACGCTGACCGTCGGGCTGATCAGCCACCTGGTCGGACGGCTGACGCTGCACCGCAAGGCGCCGGAACTGAATCCGGTGCGGCGCGGCGGTACCCAGAAGACGGTCCGGGCAGCGGAGTAGGCGGGCGGCTCAGGCCACCGCGGGCTCCACGATCGGCTCGCTCTCGATCCGGGGCGTCCGCACCAACAACGCGCGCATCACGACCGCCGCGGCGCTCAGGCCGAAGATCACCATCGCCATCGGCATCCCGCTCGTCTTGCTCCCGAGTCCGGTCAGCGGCGCGAAGATCGCCCCGAACAGGAACTGCCCGGTCCCGATCATCGCCGACGCGGCGCCGGCGACCGCGGGTTCGTACCCGGACAGCGCCAGCGCCGTCACCTGCGGCATGATCACGCCGATCGAGGACACCATCAGGAACAGCCCGAGCAGCGTCCCGGGGAGGCTGCCGCCGAACCCGGCGGTCGCGATCAGCAGAATCGTGCTGCCGCCGAAGGACATCACCAGCCCGGCGCCGAGCAGCCGCGCCGGGGCGACGCGGCCGACCAGCCGGCCGCCGGCCTGACCGGCGATCATGATGCCCAGGGCGTTGGTGCCGAAGACCAGACTGAACTGCTGCTTGCTCAGACCATGGATGTTCTCCAGCACGAACGGCGAGCCGGAGATGTAGGCGAACATCGCCGCGAAGGCGAAGCCGCCGGTCAGGATGTAGCCCATGAAGCCGCGGTCGCG
This window harbors:
- a CDS encoding multidrug effflux MFS transporter, translating into MFGPLSLDMYLPALPDLAHSFRTPEANVQLTLTACMIGLAVGQLVAGPMSDAWGRKKPLAIGLIAYAATSLFCAVAPDVYSLTAARLLQGLAGAAGLVISRAMVRDLYEGDALTKFFSTLMLVNGLAPILAPVIGGQLTRFMSWRGVFIVLAAIGVALLAATVLGLKETLPAASRGTSGGGLPATLRTFRVLMRDRGFMGYILTGGFAFAAMFAYISGSPFVLENIHGLSKQQFSLVFGTNALGIMIAGQAGGRLVGRVAPARLLGAGLVMSFGGSTILLIATAGFGGSLPGTLLGLFLMVSSIGVIMPQVTALALSGYEPAVAGAASAMIGTGQFLFGAIFAPLTGLGSKTSGMPMAMVIFGLSAAAVVMRALLVRTPRIESEPIVEPAVA